The Streptomyces noursei ATCC 11455 sequence CGGCGGTGGCCGGGCAGCACACAGCGGCCGGCGCCGGGCCGGCCGAACCGGCGGGCCCGCGTCGGAGGCTGCTCCGCGCTACCGGTGGCTCAGCTCCCCGGAAGATCCAGATCGCTCTTGTTCAGCTCTTCGATGTTCACGTCCTTGAACGTGAGTACCCGCACCTGCTTGACGAACCGGGCCGGTCGGTACATGTCCCAGACCCAGGCGTCGGCCATCGAGACCTCGAAGAACACTTCACCCTGGACCGAGTGCACCTGCATCTCGTAGTCGTTGGTGAGGTAGAAGCGACGCTCGGTCTCGATCACGTATTTGAACAGCCCGACGACGTCGCGGTACTCCCGGTAGAGCTTCAGCTCCATCTCGGTCTCGTACTTTTCGAGGTCCTCGGCGCTCATGGCAGATCCCCTTCAGCCGTGCGTCCCCCTATTGTGCGTCAGACCCTCTCGGTCTCCAGGAGCACCGGCGCACTCGGGGGCCCTTCGTCGAGCAGTGTGCGCAGCAGCTCGGCGAGTCTGGTCGGATACACCGTCTCATGCGACGCCGACAGTTCCTCCGAGGTCCACCACTTCAGTCCGGACACGCTGCGTCGTTCCAGGTCCGTGTGGCCGGCGGTGTCGGTGGCGGTGCGGTCGGTCCGCGCCAGGTAGTACCACTCGTCCTGTTCCCAGCGTCGCCCGTCGAAGGGGAAGGCGCAGCGACGCTTCCACAGGAGGGGTCCGAGGGTGGCCTCGGTGATGCCGGTCTCCTCGGCGAGTTCGCGGAGGGCCGCCTGCGCACGGGTCTCCGTGCCCTCCAGGCCGCCGCCGGGGGTGAACCACCAGGTCTCGGTCGGACGGTCCGGTTCGAAGCCGTGGAGCAGCAGGATGCGGTCCTGGGAGTCGAGCAGCACCACGCGGGAAACCTGGCGCGCGGTGGCCTGATCGGCCCCGCCGACCTCAGCGGCCCTCGCGCCCGCGGCGCCGGCAGGCGGCTCAGCGGACCCGATGGCCTCCTCGGCCTCAACGGTCCGACAGCCCCCCGCCACCTCGCCGGTCAGGCCGGACTCTCCAGCGGCTCCTCCGGCCGCCCCGTCCCGTTCCGGCGCCCGCCCCCGGTCCTGCTCCCGCTCCCGCTCATCCACGTCCGCGTCCCTTCCGCCGTGCGATCGGCCCGTGTGCCGCACCACCAAGGATGAGCACGGCACCGGCGACGACCGCCAGGACGATGGGGCGGAGCGGTCCCGGCTGGGAGGTGCCCCCGGGGAGCGCGGCGAAGCTCTGGGGACGCTGGAGCATGCCGACGCTGCCGAGGGGCCAGGCGCGGGCGTCGACCCGGGCGTCCACGGCGCTGCGCGGCACGGAGCCGTGGTCACCGTCGGTGAGGTGGACGCGGGAGTCGAGGGAGACGTTGCGGTGGTCGCCGAGGAGGAAGAGCTGGCCGGTGGGGACGGTGGCCTTGAAGACGGTGGGTGAGGCGGGGCCGTCACTCTGCAGGTACGGCTCCACGACGGGGGTTCCGTTGACCGTCAGCAGGCCCTTCTTGCTGCAGCAGGCGACCGTGTCGCCGCCGACGCCGACGACCCGCTTGACCATCGGCAGGTCGCCCCAGGAGGCGTCCTTGAAGACGACGATGTCGCCGCGGCGTATCTCGGAGCCGTTCACCTTCTCGGCGAGGACCCGGGCGCCGGCGGCGATGGTGGGCGTCATGGAGTCCGTCGGCACCGTGTACGGGCGGTAGATCAGCGCCCCCCAGACGAAGCCGCCCAGGAACAGCACACAGCCGACGGCCACGGCCAGACCGGACAGCACACTGCCCGTGGTCCGGCCGTGGCCGTCCGTCGTACGTTCCGTACTGCTGCTCATCCCAGCGCTCCCGCCCCGCGGGACACGCCCGCGTCGAAGATCCGGGACGGCACCTTACCTGGGGTTACGCGCTGCGGTCAGCCTCCGGCGACGCCAGATCACGAGCGGAACGGCGCCGACCAGGCCCAGGGCCGCGGGAGCCGCACCCATTGCCTTGTTGATCCCGGGTTGGTCGAAGGTGTCCGGTACCGGAAGGGTTGCCCAGCGGTTGATGGGCCAGGCGATGGTGAAGGCGCGACCGACGACCTCGTCCTCGGAGACCGTGCCGTTGCCCGGGAGGTTCTGGTGGTAGCGGGAGTCGAGGGAGTCGTCGCGGTGGTCGCCCATCACCCAGATCCGGCCCTTGGGGACGTGGATCGGGCCGAAGGGACGGTCGCCGCACGGGGTGGCGCCGGGGTAGACGTAGGAGTCTTCCTTGAGGGCCTTGCCGTTGACCTTGACGGGGCCGACGCCCTGGCACTCGACGGTGTCCCCGCCGACCGCGATGACCCGCTTGATCAGGTCCTTCTCCTCGGCCGAGGGCATCAGGCCGATGAAGCTGAGGACCTTCTGGACGGGGTTGGGCTGCGGGGTGGGCGTCTCGTTGAGCCAGCCGCCCGGGTCGTGGAAGACGACGACCTCGCCGCGCTGCGGCTTGGAGCCGAACCACGGCGTCAGCTTGTCGACCAGCACCCGGTCGCCGCGCTGGAGGGTGTCCTGCATGGAGTCGGACGGGATGGAGAACGCCTGCACCAGGAACGTCTTGATGAGCAGGGCGAGGAGCAGCGCGATGCCGATGAGGATCGGCAGCTCCTTCCAGAAGGCACGCGGCTTCTTGCCTTTGGTCACGCTGCCGGTCGCCTCCTCGTCGGCCGCTGCGTCCGACTGCTTCGATGGATCTGTGCGCGGCAGGCCCGACGCGGACCCGCCTGACTGCGCCTGTGGCTGATGTACGGAACTCGTCGCCTGCCGCGCGGACTCACCGCGACCTGCCGGCTCTTCGGGCTCTTCGGTTCCGGACCGCGCGCCGACCGCCAAGTCCCCCACATCTGCTCCTCACTCCGCGCTCTCGCCTGCCCGTCAACCGGTGCAGGCCCACCACTCCCATAACGAGCGGGAGTTCCGCAGGGGTCGGGAGTACGGTCAAACTCTCGGAGGACACCCTATGCGCTGTGTCCGCTGCCGCCGCCTTCGCGCCCGGCGCGTCGTGGACGGTGGCGAAGGTGTCGGGCTCTTCGAGGAACCGCCAGTGGCTGAACGGCCAGGCGATGACCACGGCCCGGCCCACGACGTTGTCCACCGAGACCGTGCCGTGGTACGGCTCGTCCAGGTGGTATCGCGAGTCCGCCGAGTTGGAGCGGTGATCGCCCATGACGAAGATCCGTCCGGTGGGGACGGTCACCGTGAACTTCAGCTGGGAGGGCGGGTTTCCCGGGTGCACGTAGGGCTCGGTGAGCGGGGTGCCGTTGACCGTCACCCGACCCTTGGTGTCGCAGCAGCGGACGGTGTCGCCACCGACCGCGACCGCACGCTTGATCAGGTCCTGTTCGTTGGCCGACGGGAGCAGCCCGATGAAGGTCAACAGGTCGTTGATCGGGCCGGGGTTGCCAGCCGACTGGTTCTGCTCGCCCTTGAGCCAGCCGCCGGGGTCCTTGAAGACCACGACGTCGCCGCGGTGCGGCGTGGCGCCGAACCACGGGGTGAGCTTGTCGACCAGCACCCGGTCGCCGATCTTGATCGTCTGCTCCATGGAGCCGGACGGGATGACGAACGCCTGCACCAGGAACGTCTTCAGGACCAGCGCGATGGCCAGCGCCACCCCGATCAGGATCGGGATCTCCTTGAGGTAGGAGCGGCGTCGGCGGCGCTTGATGCGCTGGGCCTGACGGCGTCGCTCGGCCCGCCCGCCGGTCGCCGCACGGGTGCCGGACCCGCGGTCGTCCTCTGCGGCGCCGCCGTGCATCGCGCCCTCGGTGGCGTCCTCGCGCCCGTGGCGGGGGCGTCCGCGGTTACCCATGGGGGCCTGCCGGGGCCGGTATACGGGCCAGGGACCCCGGGGTGTCGATGGTGCTCCAGCGGCCGACCGGCCAGGTGATCAGGTCGGCGCGGCCGATGACCTTGTCGACCGGGACGGTGCCGCCGCCGGGCTGGCCGAGGTGGTCGCGGGAGTCGCTGGACCGGGAGCGGTGGTCGCCCATGACCCAGAGCCGGCCCACCGGCACCACGATGTCGAAGGGGACGGCGGAGGGCGCGTCCCCGGGATGGAGATACCCCTCGGTCACCGGCTCACCGTTCACGTCGATCCGCCCCCGTTTGTCACAGCAGGTCACATGGTCTCCACCGACGCCGATGACGCGCTTGACGTAGTCGGTGTCGTCGGACCGGGCCAGGCCCAGCGCCGCGCCTGCCTTGCGCAGCAGTCCCGTGACGGGATTCTCCCCCTGCTCCCTGTAAACGAAAGATCCGGTGCCGTCGAAGACGATGACGTCGCCGCGCTGCG is a genomic window containing:
- a CDS encoding DUF2469 domain-containing protein, with protein sequence MSAEDLEKYETEMELKLYREYRDVVGLFKYVIETERRFYLTNDYEMQVHSVQGEVFFEVSMADAWVWDMYRPARFVKQVRVLTFKDVNIEELNKSDLDLPGS
- the lepB gene encoding signal peptidase I yields the protein MGNRGRPRHGREDATEGAMHGGAAEDDRGSGTRAATGGRAERRRQAQRIKRRRRRSYLKEIPILIGVALAIALVLKTFLVQAFVIPSGSMEQTIKIGDRVLVDKLTPWFGATPHRGDVVVFKDPGGWLKGEQNQSAGNPGPINDLLTFIGLLPSANEQDLIKRAVAVGGDTVRCCDTKGRVTVNGTPLTEPYVHPGNPPSQLKFTVTVPTGRIFVMGDHRSNSADSRYHLDEPYHGTVSVDNVVGRAVVIAWPFSHWRFLEEPDTFATVHDAPGAKAAAADTAHRVSSESLTVLPTPAELPLVMGVVGLHRLTGRRERGVRSRCGGLGGRRAVRNRRARRAGRSR
- a CDS encoding NUDIX hydrolase, with the protein product MGSAEPPAGAAGARAAEVGGADQATARQVSRVVLLDSQDRILLLHGFEPDRPTETWWFTPGGGLEGTETRAQAALRELAEETGITEATLGPLLWKRRCAFPFDGRRWEQDEWYYLARTDRTATDTAGHTDLERRSVSGLKWWTSEELSASHETVYPTRLAELLRTLLDEGPPSAPVLLETERV
- the lepB gene encoding signal peptidase I; this translates as MSSSTERTTDGHGRTTGSVLSGLAVAVGCVLFLGGFVWGALIYRPYTVPTDSMTPTIAAGARVLAEKVNGSEIRRGDIVVFKDASWGDLPMVKRVVGVGGDTVACCSKKGLLTVNGTPVVEPYLQSDGPASPTVFKATVPTGQLFLLGDHRNVSLDSRVHLTDGDHGSVPRSAVDARVDARAWPLGSVGMLQRPQSFAALPGGTSQPGPLRPIVLAVVAGAVLILGGAAHGPIARRKGRGRG
- the lepB gene encoding signal peptidase I; translated protein: MDTDAQLTERDPASDPAQGSERRSRFARFRSRTAQPRYRPVTLLVLCLAFLFLLSTFVAQPFLIPSTSMENTLRVGDRVLVNKLAYRFGAGPQRGDVIVFDGTGSFVYREQGENPVTGLLRKAGAALGLARSDDTDYVKRVIGVGGDHVTCCDKRGRIDVNGEPVTEGYLHPGDAPSAVPFDIVVPVGRLWVMGDHRSRSSDSRDHLGQPGGGTVPVDKVIGRADLITWPVGRWSTIDTPGSLARIPAPAGPHG
- the lepB gene encoding signal peptidase I — translated: MTKGKKPRAFWKELPILIGIALLLALLIKTFLVQAFSIPSDSMQDTLQRGDRVLVDKLTPWFGSKPQRGEVVVFHDPGGWLNETPTPQPNPVQKVLSFIGLMPSAEEKDLIKRVIAVGGDTVECQGVGPVKVNGKALKEDSYVYPGATPCGDRPFGPIHVPKGRIWVMGDHRDDSLDSRYHQNLPGNGTVSEDEVVGRAFTIAWPINRWATLPVPDTFDQPGINKAMGAAPAALGLVGAVPLVIWRRRRLTAARNPR